One segment of Pleomorphomonas sp. PLEO DNA contains the following:
- a CDS encoding succinate dehydrogenase assembly factor 2: MSGLSRTSDDLSPRRRKILYHAWHRGTRELDLLLGRFADAAIGDLTEAELDDFEALLEVDDRDLFGWILGKFPVPETAPKAVFSKVIAFALENPVVG, from the coding sequence ATGTCGGGGCTTAGCCGTACGTCCGACGACTTGTCGCCCAGACGCCGGAAGATTCTCTATCACGCTTGGCATCGCGGCACGCGTGAGCTGGATCTTTTGCTCGGCCGGTTCGCCGATGCCGCAATCGGCGACCTGACGGAAGCCGAACTTGACGATTTCGAGGCCCTATTGGAGGTCGACGACCGGGATCTGTTCGGCTGGATTCTCGGCAAATTCCCGGTTCCGGAAACCGCGCCGAAAGCAGTATTCTCGAAGGTAATCGCCTTCGCCCTTGAGAACCCCGTGGTCGGCTGA
- the cysD gene encoding sulfate adenylyltransferase subunit CysD, whose protein sequence is MSQDRLTHLKRLEAESIHVIREVAAEFRNPVMLYSIGKDSSVMLRLALKAFYPGKLPFPLLHVDTTWKFREMIAFRDATVKSEGLDLLVHTNPDGVAADITPFSHGSSVYTNIMKTEALKQALTAHGFDAAFGGARRDEEKSRAKERVFSFRTDTHAWDPKNQRPELWHLYNSRVRPGESIRVFPLSNWTELDIWQYILLEKIPIVPLYFSAERPVVNRGGQWIMVDDDRLPLQAGETPELRRVRFRTLGCYPLTAAVESDAATLPEIVREMLIARTSERSGRLIDHDDAASMEKKKREGYF, encoded by the coding sequence GTGTCCCAGGATCGTCTGACCCATTTGAAGCGTCTCGAAGCGGAATCCATCCACGTCATCCGCGAAGTCGCCGCCGAGTTCCGCAATCCGGTCATGCTCTATTCGATTGGCAAGGATAGCTCGGTTATGCTGCGCTTGGCGCTCAAGGCTTTCTATCCAGGAAAGCTGCCATTTCCGCTGCTGCACGTTGACACCACTTGGAAGTTTCGCGAGATGATCGCCTTCCGCGATGCGACGGTAAAGTCGGAGGGGCTCGATCTCCTGGTGCACACCAATCCGGACGGAGTCGCGGCCGACATCACGCCGTTCAGCCACGGCTCATCTGTCTATACCAACATCATGAAGACAGAGGCTCTGAAGCAGGCGCTGACCGCGCACGGCTTCGACGCGGCCTTCGGTGGCGCCCGTCGTGACGAGGAGAAGAGCAGGGCGAAGGAGCGAGTCTTCTCCTTTCGGACCGACACCCACGCCTGGGACCCGAAAAACCAGCGGCCGGAGCTATGGCACCTCTATAACTCCCGCGTCCGGCCGGGCGAGAGCATCCGCGTCTTCCCGCTGTCTAATTGGACCGAGCTCGACATCTGGCAATACATCCTGCTTGAGAAGATCCCGATCGTGCCGCTTTACTTTTCGGCCGAGCGGCCGGTGGTCAACAGGGGCGGCCAGTGGATCATGGTCGACGACGATCGCTTACCGCTCCAGGCCGGGGAAACACCGGAATTGCGCCGCGTCCGCTTCCGTACGCTTGGCTGCTACCCGTTGACTGCCGCTGTCGAAAGTGACGCGGCGACCCTGCCGGAAATCGTCCGCGAGATGCTGATCGCCCGAACGTCCGAGCGCTCCGGTCGCCTGATCGACCACGACGATGCCGCCTCCATGGAAAAGAAGAAGCGGGAAGGCTATTTCTGA
- a CDS encoding carbohydrate ABC transporter permease: MRQRLRAAGWFLVPMLVALAIVAGWPLLRTIYFSFTNASLTNISGAELVGFKNYLNWTVLKSGRVMWSGLLADPVWWNAVWNTVRFAVLSVTLETILGTVVALVLNAEFKGRGLVRAAILIPWAIPTIVSARMWSWMLNDQFGIINDLLMMLGLIDHKIAWTASSDTAMIAVLIVDVWKTTPFMALLILAGLQMIPRDIYEAAAIDGVHPVKTFWKVTLPLVRPALMVAVIFRLLDAMRIFDLIYVLTPNSAQTKTISVLARENLIDFDKFAYGSAQSTMLFLIIALMTILYIWLGKVRFDGGDR; this comes from the coding sequence ATGCGCCAGCGCCTGAGGGCAGCCGGTTGGTTTCTGGTGCCCATGTTGGTCGCGCTTGCCATTGTCGCCGGATGGCCGCTTCTCAGGACGATCTACTTTTCGTTCACCAACGCATCGCTCACCAACATTAGCGGCGCCGAGTTGGTCGGCTTCAAGAATTACCTGAACTGGACGGTACTAAAGAGCGGCCGGGTCATGTGGTCAGGGCTGCTCGCCGATCCCGTCTGGTGGAATGCGGTCTGGAATACGGTTCGCTTTGCTGTCCTTTCGGTCACACTCGAAACCATTCTTGGCACCGTCGTCGCACTCGTTCTCAATGCTGAATTCAAGGGGCGTGGCCTCGTGCGCGCCGCCATCCTCATTCCCTGGGCGATACCGACCATCGTTTCCGCTCGGATGTGGAGCTGGATGCTGAACGACCAGTTCGGAATCATCAACGATCTGCTGATGATGCTGGGTCTCATCGACCATAAGATTGCCTGGACCGCCTCCTCGGATACGGCGATGATCGCCGTGCTGATCGTTGACGTCTGGAAGACGACGCCCTTCATGGCGCTCCTCATCCTCGCCGGCCTGCAAATGATTCCGCGCGACATCTATGAGGCGGCGGCCATCGATGGCGTTCACCCGGTCAAGACTTTCTGGAAGGTGACGCTCCCCTTGGTGCGCCCGGCGCTGATGGTGGCGGTGATCTTCCGCCTGCTCGACGCCATGCGCATTTTTGATCTGATCTACGTGCTGACACCCAACAGCGCTCAGACCAAGACCATTTCGGTGCTGGCGCGCGAGAACCTGATCGACTTCGACAAGTTTGCCTACGGTTCGGCACAGTCGACCATGCTGTTCCTGATTATCGCCCTGATGACCATCCTCTACATTTGGCTCGGCAAGGTGCGCTTCGACGGAGGAGACCGGTGA
- a CDS encoding carbohydrate ABC transporter permease produces MLWSYAKTTAFYALVAVIVIVSIFPFYYAILTSFKSGTALFEVNYFPVHFSLDNYISVLTAGVFLRNLGNSIFVATSVVGLALFLAVTAAFALARVSFRGRGLLLMTILAVSMFPQIAVLAGLFELVRAFGLFNTPFALIFSYTIFTLPFTVWVLTTFMRDLPMEIEEAAIVDGATPWVIITKVFMPLMWPALVTTGLLAFIAAWNEFLFALTFTSSNETRTVPVAIALLSGASQYEIPWGRIMAASVIVTVPLVVLVLVFQRKIVQGLTAGGVKG; encoded by the coding sequence ATGCTCTGGAGCTATGCAAAGACCACCGCCTTCTACGCGCTCGTGGCCGTTATCGTCATCGTCTCGATCTTTCCCTTCTATTACGCGATCCTGACGAGCTTCAAATCGGGAACGGCGTTATTCGAGGTCAACTACTTTCCGGTCCACTTCAGCCTCGACAATTATATCTCGGTGCTGACCGCCGGCGTGTTCCTACGCAACCTCGGTAACTCGATCTTTGTAGCAACGTCGGTGGTGGGGTTGGCGCTGTTCCTCGCAGTGACCGCGGCCTTTGCCCTCGCCCGCGTCAGTTTCCGCGGCCGCGGTCTCCTGCTGATGACAATCCTTGCCGTGTCGATGTTCCCGCAGATCGCGGTGCTGGCCGGCCTGTTCGAGCTGGTGCGCGCCTTTGGTCTCTTCAACACGCCCTTCGCCCTGATCTTTTCCTATACGATCTTCACCCTGCCCTTCACGGTCTGGGTACTCACCACCTTCATGCGGGATCTGCCGATGGAGATCGAGGAAGCAGCGATCGTCGACGGTGCCACCCCGTGGGTCATCATCACTAAAGTCTTCATGCCGTTGATGTGGCCGGCACTGGTGACGACAGGTCTGCTGGCTTTCATCGCCGCCTGGAACGAGTTCCTGTTCGCCCTGACCTTCACCTCCTCCAACGAGACGCGCACGGTACCGGTTGCCATCGCGCTCCTGTCGGGCGCAAGCCAGTACGAAATACCCTGGGGGCGCATCATGGCTGCCTCGGTCATCGTTACCGTGCCCCTCGTCGTCCTCGTGCTGGTCTTCCAACGCAAGATCGTGCAGGGACTCACGGCCGGCGGCGTCAAGGGCTAG
- the cysN gene encoding sulfate adenylyltransferase subunit CysN, which translates to MNAIDQNVAADASAFTDYLGRHERKSLLRFLTCGSVDDGKSTLIGRLLYDSKLLFEDQLLSLEKDSRKHGTVGDDIDLALLVDGLEAEREQGITIDVAYRFFSTDRRKFIVADTPGHEQYTRNMATGASTSDLAVILIDARRGVLTQTRRHSFIVSLVGIRHVVLAVNKIDLVDFSQAVFDDIVADYRAFAADLGFETLTAIPLSARYGDNVLERSVRIPWYTGPTLVEHLETVAVDDDATERAFRLPVQWVNRPNLDFRGFSGTIASGTIRRGDAVVVAKSGRTSTVKSIVTFDGELESASVGEAVTLTLADEIDISRGDVLSAVTDRPEVSDQFAAHLIWMADEPLLPGRPYLLKIGARQVTAQVTAIHHKIDVNTGGELPAKSLALNEVGITNLSLSEPVAFDPYAVNRETGAFIVIDRLSNLTVGAGMIDHGLRRAGNIHWQALDVDKRARALAKGQKPAVVWFTGLSGAGKSTIANLVEKKLTALGRHAYILDGDNVRHGLNRDLGFSDADRVENIRRVAETAKLFIDAGLIVLVSFISPFRAERQLARELVEEGEFIEVFVDAPLDVAEARDPKGLYAKARAGEIARFTGISSPYEAPDKPEIHLDTTSAPPICWPSASSHTCRTLESYPGPM; encoded by the coding sequence ATGAATGCCATCGACCAGAACGTCGCCGCCGATGCCTCGGCTTTTACCGACTATCTCGGCCGGCACGAACGCAAGAGCCTGCTCCGTTTTCTCACCTGCGGTTCGGTTGACGACGGCAAGTCGACGCTGATCGGCCGTCTGCTCTACGACTCCAAGCTGCTGTTCGAGGACCAACTCCTGAGTCTCGAGAAAGACTCGCGCAAGCACGGCACCGTCGGTGACGACATCGATCTGGCGCTTCTTGTCGATGGCCTCGAAGCCGAACGCGAGCAGGGCATCACCATCGACGTCGCCTATCGTTTCTTTTCGACCGACCGGCGCAAATTCATTGTCGCCGACACGCCCGGCCACGAGCAGTACACGCGCAACATGGCGACGGGCGCCTCCACCTCCGACCTGGCGGTGATCCTGATCGACGCACGGCGCGGTGTGCTGACCCAAACGCGCCGTCATTCCTTCATCGTGTCGCTGGTTGGCATTCGCCACGTCGTGCTGGCGGTCAACAAAATTGATCTTGTCGACTTTTCCCAAGCCGTCTTCGACGATATCGTCGCCGACTACAGGGCGTTTGCCGCCGATCTCGGCTTCGAAACGCTGACCGCGATTCCGCTCAGTGCTCGTTATGGCGACAACGTGCTCGAGCGGAGCGTTCGCATTCCCTGGTACACAGGTCCGACACTGGTCGAACATCTGGAAACCGTGGCCGTCGACGATGATGCGACTGAACGGGCGTTTCGCTTGCCGGTACAGTGGGTCAACCGCCCGAACCTCGATTTTCGCGGCTTCTCCGGCACAATCGCTTCCGGCACAATCAGGCGTGGCGACGCTGTGGTGGTTGCAAAATCCGGGCGGACCTCGACGGTGAAGTCCATCGTTACCTTCGACGGCGAGCTCGAATCCGCTTCTGTCGGCGAGGCGGTGACATTGACGCTTGCCGACGAGATCGACATTTCGCGCGGCGACGTGCTGTCCGCTGTCACGGACCGACCGGAAGTATCCGACCAGTTCGCTGCCCATCTGATCTGGATGGCCGACGAGCCGCTCCTGCCGGGTCGGCCTTATCTCCTGAAGATTGGTGCGCGCCAGGTCACCGCTCAGGTCACGGCGATCCATCACAAGATCGACGTCAACACCGGCGGTGAGTTACCGGCGAAAAGCCTCGCTCTCAACGAGGTCGGCATCACCAACCTGTCCTTGTCCGAACCGGTTGCCTTCGATCCCTATGCCGTCAATCGTGAGACCGGTGCCTTCATCGTCATCGACCGGCTTTCCAATCTCACCGTTGGCGCTGGCATGATCGATCACGGTTTGCGTCGTGCCGGCAATATCCATTGGCAGGCGCTTGACGTCGACAAGCGAGCACGGGCGCTCGCCAAGGGGCAGAAGCCGGCCGTCGTCTGGTTCACGGGTCTTTCCGGCGCCGGCAAGTCGACCATTGCCAACCTCGTCGAGAAGAAGCTGACCGCACTTGGCCGTCACGCCTATATCCTCGACGGTGACAATGTCCGCCACGGCCTTAACCGCGACCTCGGTTTCTCGGACGCCGACCGGGTCGAGAACATTCGGCGCGTTGCAGAGACGGCCAAGTTGTTTATCGACGCCGGCCTGATCGTGCTGGTCTCGTTCATCTCCCCCTTCCGCGCCGAGCGGCAATTGGCCCGGGAACTGGTGGAGGAGGGCGAGTTCATCGAGGTGTTCGTCGACGCGCCGCTTGATGTCGCAGAGGCTCGCGATCCCAAGGGGCTTTATGCCAAGGCACGCGCTGGCGAGATTGCCCGCTTCACCGGCATCTCCTCGCCCTATGAGGCGCCGGACAAGCCGGAGATCCACCTCGACACGACCTCGGCCCCCCCGATCTGTTGGCCGAGCGCATCGTCGCACACTTGCAGGACGTTGGAATCATACCCGGGGCCGATGTGA
- a CDS encoding LacI family DNA-binding transcriptional regulator, whose translation MNLKELAAELHLSQTTVSRALNGYPEVSEKTREIVLAAAQRFGYRPSPAARRLATGRAHALGVVFNAERNAFMDPLFVEYLAGVAETSAKEGFDILISPSTPRDEIASFGRLARDGTVDVVILSAPQVIDARIALLSELKFPFVVHGRPPEPVGISFIDIDNFGAFQQATSFLIQLGHRRIMLMNGEEHFTFAQDRSRGAAVAFAAAGLPGSLLNEYFMPMTAENAYRCARQALESDARPTAILCGSILVALGVLRAAAELGLEVPRDLSIVAHDDEMPAFPAEQFHPQLTTTRSSIRAAGARVAEMALARVAGQKPGTVAEVWPVQLIVRGSTAAAPERPLNGAHTEVS comes from the coding sequence ATGAATCTTAAGGAATTGGCTGCCGAGTTGCATCTCTCGCAGACCACCGTCAGCCGCGCGCTCAACGGATATCCAGAGGTCAGCGAAAAAACGCGCGAAATTGTGCTCGCCGCTGCGCAACGTTTCGGATATCGGCCGAGCCCGGCAGCCCGACGGCTGGCAACGGGACGTGCTCACGCTTTGGGCGTCGTATTCAATGCCGAGCGAAACGCGTTCATGGATCCGCTTTTCGTCGAATATCTCGCTGGTGTCGCCGAGACCAGCGCCAAAGAAGGGTTTGATATTCTCATCAGCCCGTCGACGCCCCGTGATGAGATCGCCAGCTTCGGCCGATTGGCCCGCGATGGCACGGTCGATGTTGTCATCCTGTCGGCGCCGCAGGTTATCGACGCGCGCATTGCCCTGCTCAGCGAGTTGAAATTTCCCTTCGTCGTGCACGGTCGCCCTCCCGAGCCTGTGGGTATCTCCTTTATCGACATCGACAACTTCGGCGCTTTCCAGCAGGCGACCAGCTTCCTGATCCAACTTGGCCACCGCCGCATTATGTTGATGAACGGCGAGGAGCACTTCACTTTTGCACAGGATCGCTCGCGGGGCGCTGCCGTCGCTTTTGCCGCCGCCGGGTTGCCTGGGAGTCTGCTCAACGAGTATTTCATGCCGATGACGGCCGAGAACGCCTATCGCTGCGCCCGCCAAGCGCTGGAAAGCGACGCGCGGCCGACAGCTATCCTATGCGGCTCCATTCTGGTGGCGCTCGGCGTGCTGCGGGCCGCCGCCGAACTTGGTCTCGAAGTGCCTCGCGACCTGTCGATCGTCGCCCACGACGATGAGATGCCGGCCTTTCCTGCCGAGCAGTTCCACCCTCAACTTACGACGACGCGGTCCTCGATCCGCGCTGCCGGTGCCCGCGTTGCCGAGATGGCGCTTGCCCGGGTTGCCGGGCAAAAGCCGGGCACAGTGGCCGAGGTGTGGCCGGTGCAACTGATCGTCCGTGGATCGACGGCCGCCGCCCCCGAGCGGCCTTTAAACGGCGCGCATACCGAAGTCTCTTAA
- a CDS encoding ABC transporter substrate-binding protein: MAAELAVVSGDTGNGLAFLQSQLKEFEAKTGNTVKIVPMPSSTTDQFGQYRLWLAAGNADIDVYQTDVIWAPQLSDQFLDLTDAAKDVVKDHFPSIIESQTANGKLVAIPAFTDAPALFYRKDLLEKYGKPVPKTWDEMAATAKEIQDKERAAGAKDMWGLVFQGNAYEGLTCNALEWVKSFGGGQIVEANGDISINNEKAAKALDTVKGWVGTISPPGVLAYQEEEARGVWQTGNAVFMRNWPYAYALGNGEDSAVKGKFGVSPLPAATAGDKPAATLGGWNFAVSKYSKNPDEAIKLALFLGSKEVQKNRAIDQTNLPTIVSLYDDPDVAKAAPIIPQWKDVFMNAVPRPSAPTKVKYNEVSSLFWSAVHDTLSGNGAAADNLEMLEAKLTELKGAGW, translated from the coding sequence ATGGCAGCAGAGCTTGCGGTCGTGTCCGGTGATACCGGCAACGGACTGGCTTTCCTGCAGAGCCAGCTCAAGGAGTTCGAAGCCAAGACCGGCAACACGGTCAAGATCGTGCCGATGCCGTCGTCCACCACCGACCAGTTCGGCCAGTATCGGCTATGGCTGGCCGCCGGTAACGCCGACATCGATGTCTACCAGACCGACGTCATCTGGGCGCCGCAGCTGTCGGATCAGTTCCTCGACCTGACGGATGCCGCCAAGGATGTGGTCAAGGACCATTTCCCCTCGATCATCGAGTCGCAGACGGCCAATGGCAAGTTGGTTGCGATTCCGGCATTTACCGACGCGCCGGCTCTGTTCTATCGCAAGGATCTGCTCGAAAAATATGGCAAGCCGGTTCCCAAGACCTGGGATGAGATGGCCGCCACGGCCAAGGAAATCCAGGACAAGGAACGGGCGGCCGGCGCCAAGGACATGTGGGGCCTTGTCTTCCAGGGCAATGCCTACGAGGGCCTGACCTGCAACGCATTGGAGTGGGTGAAGTCGTTCGGCGGCGGCCAGATCGTCGAGGCCAACGGCGACATCTCCATCAACAATGAAAAGGCTGCCAAGGCCCTTGATACGGTCAAGGGCTGGGTTGGCACCATTTCGCCTCCCGGCGTGCTTGCTTATCAAGAGGAAGAAGCACGCGGCGTCTGGCAGACTGGAAACGCCGTCTTCATGCGCAACTGGCCCTATGCCTATGCGCTCGGCAACGGTGAGGACAGCGCCGTGAAGGGCAAATTTGGCGTATCGCCCCTGCCGGCTGCGACGGCGGGTGACAAACCGGCGGCAACGCTGGGTGGCTGGAACTTCGCGGTATCCAAATATTCCAAGAACCCGGATGAGGCGATCAAGCTCGCTCTGTTCCTTGGCTCCAAGGAGGTTCAGAAGAACCGGGCCATCGACCAGACCAACTTGCCGACGATCGTGTCCCTCTACGATGACCCCGACGTGGCCAAGGCCGCGCCGATCATTCCGCAGTGGAAAGACGTGTTCATGAACGCCGTGCCGCGTCCGTCGGCGCCGACCAAGGTCAAATACAACGAGGTGTCCTCGTTGTTCTGGTCCGCCGTTCACGACACGTTGTCGGGCAATGGTGCCGCCGCCGATAACCTCGAAATGCTTGAGGCCAAGCTAACCGAGCTCAAGGGCGCCGGCTGGTAA
- a CDS encoding MFS transporter — MHSASSSRWSELIAPPHLAASLTLMLATAIFAFNAFLVSTAMPTAVGELHGEAYISWTLTVYIVASITAGASAPLLKARFGARRCLFVASGVFAVGTLAAALSPSMELVLIGRTVQGAGEGLVAAIAFALIPQLFPSRLVAKLFGAEAIVWAVAAFGGPVLAGVITEMVSWRAAFFVNLPIVAIFLLLVHVAVPREARNHDTGFFPGIRLGLVALAMMAISIAGVALEEPWQASIVVLGAALCLIAAVRIDLSAHVSILPHGAFGLSSISGLGLWAIFLLPLAQSVTGVFLVYAVQHLWGYGPAVAGGIGAILAVAWSSGAVTVANFDGRGRRVAFVAIGASVLMVGLLVGLSAMAQHLLALVMLSQLVIGLGMGVAWGSLCQVVMETQLEDERSKASALLPTLQSAGYAAGSAIFGLVANLAGFATDRSPEGLRFAMIVAFAAAALLALPSLGFALRMGRLHRAGTYE; from the coding sequence ATGCATTCCGCTTCATCGAGCCGCTGGTCAGAACTCATCGCACCGCCCCATCTGGCGGCTTCACTCACGCTGATGCTCGCCACGGCGATCTTCGCTTTCAATGCCTTCCTGGTATCGACCGCGATGCCAACGGCGGTGGGTGAACTGCATGGCGAGGCCTATATCTCCTGGACGCTCACCGTCTATATCGTTGCCTCAATCACCGCCGGTGCCTCGGCGCCGCTTCTCAAGGCGCGCTTCGGCGCACGGCGCTGCCTGTTCGTGGCCAGCGGCGTGTTCGCTGTCGGAACGCTAGCAGCCGCTCTCTCACCGAGCATGGAACTCGTTCTGATCGGGCGCACTGTTCAAGGCGCCGGCGAAGGCCTTGTCGCGGCCATTGCCTTCGCGCTGATTCCGCAGCTCTTCCCGTCGCGGCTGGTCGCCAAGCTGTTTGGCGCCGAGGCAATCGTCTGGGCCGTCGCCGCTTTCGGCGGACCGGTTCTGGCCGGTGTCATTACGGAGATGGTGAGCTGGCGCGCGGCCTTCTTCGTCAACCTGCCGATCGTCGCCATCTTCTTGTTGCTCGTGCATGTGGCGGTGCCGCGGGAGGCGCGTAACCATGACACGGGCTTCTTTCCCGGAATCCGGCTCGGTCTGGTGGCGCTTGCCATGATGGCGATTTCGATTGCCGGCGTTGCGCTAGAAGAGCCTTGGCAGGCCTCTATCGTCGTGTTGGGGGCGGCTCTCTGCCTCATCGCAGCGGTGCGCATCGACCTTTCCGCCCACGTTTCTATCCTGCCGCATGGTGCCTTCGGCCTTTCCAGCATATCGGGACTCGGTCTGTGGGCGATCTTCCTCCTGCCGCTTGCCCAATCAGTGACCGGCGTATTCCTGGTCTACGCCGTGCAGCATCTCTGGGGATATGGGCCGGCCGTTGCCGGTGGTATTGGCGCTATTCTGGCTGTGGCATGGAGCAGCGGCGCGGTAACGGTCGCTAACTTCGACGGCCGGGGAAGACGCGTGGCGTTCGTCGCTATCGGCGCTTCGGTGCTGATGGTAGGGCTTCTTGTTGGCCTCAGCGCCATGGCTCAGCACCTCCTGGCACTGGTCATGCTCAGTCAATTGGTGATCGGCCTCGGCATGGGCGTTGCCTGGGGCAGTCTCTGCCAAGTGGTCATGGAAACTCAACTTGAGGATGAGCGCAGCAAGGCTTCGGCCCTTCTTCCGACGCTCCAGTCAGCGGGCTACGCGGCTGGCTCGGCGATCTTCGGTCTTGTCGCCAATCTCGCCGGTTTTGCGACCGACCGCTCGCCGGAAGGTCTCCGGTTCGCGATGATCGTCGCCTTCGCGGCGGCAGCCCTCTTGGCACTGCCGTCGCTCGGCTTTGCGCTTCGCATGGGCCGGCTCCATCGAGCCGGCACGTACGAGTAA
- a CDS encoding alpha-glucosidase family protein produces the protein MPDQATARANRAADPDWWRGSVIYQIYPRSFQDSNGDGIGDLAGVTARLGYLEDLGVDAIWLSPFFKSPMKDFGYDVSDYCDIDPIFGTLDDFRTMVNEAHRRGIKVIIDQVLSHTSDLHPWFSESRLDQINPKADWYVWADSQPDGTPPNNWLSVFGGSAWEWDTRRCQYYLHNFLTSQPDLNFHTQAVQDALLDVLKFWLDLGVDGFRLDTVNFYFHDEELRPNPPQTRPVDAIDAPRVNPYLRQDHIYDKSQPENLEFLKRMRKLLDQYPGSTMVGEIGDGDRSLKTMVAYTSGGDKLHMSYTFDLLGGEPTRAYVEKTLKTFEAQAGDAWPCWALSNHDVVRYATRFLPFAQNPAQQDKLMAALQLSLRGSVCIYEGDELGLTEADLAFEDLVDPYGIRFWPEFKGRDGCRTPMVWEAEAVNAGFSTAKPWLPVPQAHLAKAADQQVGKAGSQYETYKAMIAWRKASLALSKGSVRFLASEGDILAFLREADGEKVLCVFNFGSMGAGFQVPEGHSVADIADLGFASRVADDMVTLPSESAFIAKLK, from the coding sequence ATGCCTGACCAAGCCACCGCACGTGCCAACCGAGCCGCCGATCCCGATTGGTGGCGTGGATCGGTGATCTACCAGATCTATCCACGCTCGTTCCAGGACTCCAATGGCGACGGGATAGGCGACCTTGCAGGCGTCACCGCTCGTCTCGGCTATCTCGAGGATCTTGGCGTCGATGCCATCTGGCTGTCACCCTTCTTCAAATCTCCGATGAAGGACTTCGGCTACGACGTTTCCGACTATTGCGATATCGACCCCATCTTTGGCACGCTCGACGACTTCAGAACAATGGTCAACGAGGCGCATCGGCGTGGCATCAAGGTGATTATCGACCAGGTGCTGAGCCACACCTCCGACCTGCACCCCTGGTTTTCGGAAAGCCGACTCGATCAGATCAATCCCAAGGCGGATTGGTACGTCTGGGCGGATTCTCAGCCGGACGGTACGCCACCCAACAATTGGCTGTCGGTATTCGGCGGCTCGGCTTGGGAATGGGATACCCGCCGCTGCCAGTATTATCTGCACAACTTCCTGACCAGCCAACCCGATCTCAATTTCCATACCCAGGCGGTACAGGACGCATTGCTCGATGTGCTGAAGTTCTGGCTCGACCTCGGCGTCGACGGCTTTCGGCTCGACACAGTGAACTTCTATTTTCACGACGAGGAACTGCGGCCCAACCCGCCACAAACGCGGCCGGTTGACGCCATCGACGCACCGCGGGTCAATCCCTATCTTCGGCAGGACCATATCTACGACAAGAGCCAGCCGGAGAACCTCGAATTCCTGAAGCGGATGCGCAAGCTGCTCGACCAGTATCCCGGTTCCACCATGGTGGGCGAGATTGGAGACGGCGACCGCTCACTCAAGACGATGGTTGCCTACACCTCGGGTGGCGACAAGCTGCACATGAGCTACACTTTTGACCTTCTGGGCGGCGAGCCGACGCGGGCCTATGTCGAGAAGACGCTCAAGACTTTCGAGGCGCAAGCCGGCGATGCTTGGCCATGCTGGGCGCTGTCCAACCACGACGTCGTCCGATACGCGACGCGCTTCCTGCCCTTCGCGCAGAATCCGGCGCAGCAGGACAAACTCATGGCAGCCCTGCAACTCAGCCTGCGCGGCTCGGTCTGCATCTACGAAGGTGACGAACTGGGCCTTACCGAAGCCGATCTTGCCTTTGAGGATCTGGTCGATCCCTATGGCATCCGCTTCTGGCCGGAGTTCAAGGGACGCGACGGCTGCCGCACACCAATGGTCTGGGAAGCCGAGGCCGTGAATGCCGGCTTCTCCACTGCCAAGCCGTGGCTGCCGGTGCCGCAGGCCCACCTTGCCAAGGCTGCCGATCAGCAGGTCGGCAAGGCCGGAAGCCAATACGAGACCTACAAGGCGATGATCGCTTGGCGCAAGGCGAGCCTGGCGCTGTCAAAGGGATCGGTGCGGTTCCTTGCTTCAGAGGGCGATATTCTTGCCTTCTTGCGCGAGGCGGACGGCGAAAAGGTGCTCTGCGTCTTCAACTTCGGCTCCATGGGAGCGGGCTTTCAGGTACCGGAAGGCCATTCCGTAGCAGACATCGCAGACCTTGGCTTTGCATCAAGGGTCGCCGACGACATGGTCACGTTGCCCTCCGAAAGCGCCTTCATTGCCAAGCTGAAATGA